Proteins encoded together in one Portunus trituberculatus isolate SZX2019 chromosome 39, ASM1759143v1, whole genome shotgun sequence window:
- the LOC123515570 gene encoding uncharacterized protein LOC123515570, which translates to MCDDNPSRLFESVSADFFTVAGKSFLVIADRLSGLPVVVPCGTDTTATRTIQMFCRYFREVGVPLRLRTDGGPQFASADFQNFMERWGVHHIVTSPHYPQCNGHAEVAVKSVKHLILKTAPSGNIDTEEFARGLLELRNSPNYTGRSPSQHLYGHPLWSCVSAHPESFSADWQTKTEECDRRAAVRAEQVQAHYDQHARPFPKLCIGATVRIQDPVSLCWDKVGVVMGCSRNREYDVRLPSGRVWRRNRCLLRPMPPHGDDPPHHIPVVPWSDEKSPSALLAPPVAPRRSQRLMEKSSARDSATSVRGEGGVGM; encoded by the coding sequence ATGTGCGACGACAACCCATCGAGGCTCTTTGAGTCCGTCTCCGCAGACTTCTTCACAGTCGCTGGCAAGTCCTTTCTTGTCATTGCGGACAGACTCTCGGGATTGCCTGTGGTCGTCCCATGTGGTACggacaccacagccacacgcaCCATCCAGATGTTCTGCCGCTATTTCCGGGAAGTGGGTGTCCCCCTCCGTCTCCGCACTGATGGCGGGCCCCAGTTTGCCAGTGCAGATTTCCAGAACTTCATGGAGCGCTGGGGTGTCCACCACATAGTGACTTCGCCGCACTATCCCCAGTGTAATGGCCATGCTGAGGTGGCTGTCAAGTCAGTGAAGCATCTCATCTTGAAGACAGCCCCCTCCGGCAACATTGATACAGAGGAGTTTGCCAGAGGTCTCCTGGAGCTGCGTAACTCTCCCAACTATACAGGACGGTCCCCTTCGCAACACCTCTATGGCCACCCTCTTTGGTCCTGCGTCTCTGCCCACCCAGAGTCCTTCTCCGCGGACTGGCAGACCAAGACGGAGGAATGCGACCGCCGCGCTGCCGTCCGAGCTGAACAGGTGCAGGCTCACTATGACCAGCACGCCAGGCCCTTCCCCAAGCTGTGCATTGGAGCCACAGTCCGCATCCAGGACCCTGTGTCTCTCTGCTGGGATAAGGTCGGTGTGGTCATGGGCTGCAGCAGGAACAGGGAATATGATGTTCGTCTCCCCAGCGGACGTGTCTGGCGACGCAACCGCTGTCTCCTACGCCCAATGCCGCCCCATGGTGATGATCCTCCCCACCATATCCCTGTGGTCCCTTGGTCAGACGAGAAAAGTCCGTCTGCTTTACTTGCTCCCCCAGTTGCCCCACGTCGTTCCCAGCGGCTCATGGAAAAGAGTTCCGCTCGAGACAGTGCTACGAgcgtgagaggggagggaggtgtgggtatgtaa
- the LOC123515571 gene encoding uncharacterized protein LOC123515571: MALSFMLWNARSLLRKTQELETHLGDTLPSVVGICETWLPPHLSLSFPGYNIIRKDRGQGRGGGVLLAIHDSLVSSPLPIPQSQDGRLEVVAARVGLGGGWLTVAACYNPGGTAGHREFMHYFSALQPPVLIMGDFNAHHTCWEPDLSPHHHNTSGNALFQALLDLKHVSLLSPPGLATRFHPHTGAASVLDLFLGDPTFKDSTFCTGPYMGSDHLPLLASLPQVSPQPQPGCMPRWRLNSSGWPQYVAVLPSSLDTQHLPWMKPQQPLLGCCPRLAQLPSHSSPVIIHATLGSPGKMQPAPRQYRTVARLGISGSIMSFLRSMEGKFVSQNIPFSDDDSTPLADPEKQKSSLPSLAQPFKPHELSSALATLKPGKAPGLDKVPYDFIRHLTPPLRACLLQLYNSSWQSGQFPSTWKPAILIPIHKPGKDPTLPSAYRPISLLSCIGKLLERLVNTRLTWWLEANNKLAEEQCGFRPHRSTLDVLGQIEYHICDTYRQRQVMMALFLDLEGAFDSAPHEGILYKLALMGITGTTLAWVRNFLTGRSFQVAVGASLSPSQGIHRGVPQGSILSPLLFNVLLSDLQVPTHSHLLLYADDITIVSRAPTLSEAAGGCHCLGCMDDNLGATSQCLKELSHVNHISYLRTSCNKRLDVMKRIAGIRWGASRDLLLHYYKTTIRAKMQYASCFYGSAAYSNLLKLDPIQNAALRISMGAMSSSPVVSLQAESGIPPLSTHRRMTLCQQYYRILGLPASHPLSTLHSNSGVDQQAPVWLPAARQPLIVRALLSLTILHLPPPPPQPVNPYSPFPSWLDVTHNFALHVPGLPPKPSRNTEKALEGPHTRACLGDASKTEAYVGLPGVR; this comes from the exons ATGGCCCTCTCCTTTATGTTGTGGAACGCCCGATCCCTTCTCCGCAAAACGCAGGAACTAGAAACCCATTTAGGTGACACCCTCCCATCTGTGGTCGGCATATGTGAGACCTGGCTTccccctcatctttctctctcctttccgggATACAACATCATCCGCAAAGATCGTGGtcaaggacgtggaggaggtgtCCTTCTCGCCATCCATGACTCCCTCGTCTCATcgcctctccctatccctcagTCTCAAGATGGGCGTCTGGAGGTTGTTGCGGCCAGGGTTGGACTTGGTGGTGGCTGGCTCACGGTGGCAGCCTGCTACAATCCTGGGGGTACAGCTGGCCACCGAGAGTTTATGCACTACTTCTCCGCCCTGCAGCCTCCAGTGCTTATAATGGGggactttaacgcccatcataCATGTTGGGAGCCTGACctgtcacctcaccaccacaacacatctGGCAATGCTCTCTTCCAAGCCTTGTTAGATCTAAAACATGTCTCCCTCCTCAGCCCTCCCGGACTAGCGACCAGGTTTCATCCCCATACTGGTGCCGCCTCGGTGCTCGACCTGTTCCTTGGAGACCCTACCTTCAAGGACTCCACCTTCTGCACTGGACCTTACATGGGCAGcgaccacctccctctcctcgcctccctcccacaAGTCTCCCCACAGCCCCAACCTGGCTGCATGCCTCGCTGGAGGCTCAATTCTTCTGGTTGGCCCCAGTACGTGGCTGTGCTTCCCTCCTCACTGGacacccaacatcttccctgGATGAAGCCGCAACAACCATTGCTGGGGTGCTGTCCGAGGCTGGCACAGCTGCCTTCCCACTCATCACCCGTCATCATCCACGCCACCCTGGGAAGCCCTGGTAAGATGCAGCCTGCGCCCAGGCAGTACAGGACCGTCGCCAGGCTTGGAATCAGTGGC AGTATCATGTCCTTTCTCCGCTCCATGGAGGGCAAGTTCGTATCTCAGAACATCCCATTTTCTGATGATGATTCTACCCCACTGGCTGACCCTGAAAAGCAAAAATCTT CTCTCCCATCCCTTGCTCAACCATTCAAGCCTCATGAACTCTCCTCAGCCTTAGCTACATTAAAACCCGGTAAGGCGCCAGGCCTTGATAAAGTCCCATACGACTTCATCcgccacctcaccccacccctaCGTGCCTGCCTCCTTCAACTATACAACAGCAGCTGGCAATCGGGGCAGTTCCCATCCACCTGGAAACCCGCCATCCTCATCCCCATCCACAAGCCTGGAAAGGACCCTACACTCCCTTCAGCATACAGGCCCATCAGCCTCCTCTCCTGCATTGGGAAGCTGCTGGAGAGGTTAGTCAACACCCGCCTCACCTGGTGGTTAGAAGCTAACAACAAGCTAGCAGAGGAGCAATGTGGCTTCCGCCCTCACCGGAGTACCCTGGATGTGCTGGGGCAAATTGAGTATCACATCTGTGACACTTACCGCCAACGTCAAGTCATGATGGCCCTCTTCCTTGACCTGGAGGGAGCATTTGATTCTGCACCACATGAGGGCATCCTATACAAGCTGGCACTCATGGGCATCACTGGCACCACCCTTGCCTGGGTGCGCAACTTCCTCACCGGTCGCTCATTCCAAGTGGCTGTTGGTGCATCACTGTCACCTTCCCAAGGAATTCATCGTGGCGTACCTCAGGGATCCATTCTTAGCCCCCTTCTGTTCAATGTTCTTCTCTCTGACCTACAGGTTCCTACCCactctcaccttctcctctatgctgatgacattacCATCGTCAGTCGAGCACCCACACTCTCcgaggctgcaggaggctgCCACTGCCTTGGGTGCATGGATGACAACCTGGGGGCTACAAGTCAGTGCCTCAAAGAGCTCTCTCAT GTAAATCACATCAGTTACCTCCGCACCTCCTGCAACAAACGCCTCGATGTGATGAAGCGAATAGCTGGCATCCGCTGGGGAGCCAGTCGtgacctgctcctccactactaTAAGACCACCATCAGGGCCAAAATGCAGTATGCCAGCTGCTTCTATGGGTCAGCTGCCTACTCCAACCTCCTCAAGCTTGACCCCATTCAAAACGCTGCCTTGAGGATCTCTATGGGGGCCATGAGTTCCTCCCCAGTTGTTTCTCTACAAGCAGAGAGTGGTATTCCTCCACTGTCCACTCACAGACGGATGACCTTGTGCCAACAATACTACAGGATACTgggcctgcctgcctcccaccCCCTCTCTACCCTCCACTCCAACTCAGGGGTCGATCAGCAAGCTCCTGTATGGCTCCCCGCTGCCCGTCAGCCACTAATAGTGCGTGCCCTGCTCAGCCTAACCATtctccacttaccaccaccacctccacagcctGTCAATCCCtactcaccttttccttcatggCTGGACGTCACCCATAATTTTGCTCTCCACGTTCCTGGGCTTCCTCCCAAACCATCT aggaacacagagaaagcctTGGAAGGACCCCATACGCGTGCCTGCCTTGGAGACGCCAGCAAGACTGAGGCTTACGTAGGGTTGCCAGGCGTACGATAA